The Kineococcus radiotolerans SRS30216 = ATCC BAA-149 genomic interval ACGTGCTGGACCTCGGCTGCGGCTGGGGCCCGATCGCGCTCAGCCTCGCGCTGCGCCGGCCCCGGCAGGTCGTGCACGCCGTCGACGTCAACGAGCGCGCGCTGGACCTGCTGCGGCACAACGCCGCCCGCCTGGGGGTCGCGGTGCGGGCGAGCCTGCCCGACGAGGTGGACGAGGACCTGCGGTTCACCGAGATCTGGTCCAACCCGCCGATCCGGATCGGCAAGGAGGCTCTGCACGACCTCCTGCTGCGGTGGCTGCCGCGGCTGGCGCCGGGCGGGGCGGCGCACCTGGTGGTGCAGAAGAACCTCGGCTCGGACTCGCTGCACCGGTGGCTGGAGTCCGGGGTGCTGCCCGGGACGAGCACCGGGCGCACGACGACGTCGAAGGGCTTCCGGGTGCTCACCGTCCGTCGGGGCGGGTGAGCCGCGGGCTCAGGCGGTGGGGCGGTGCTGCAGCAGCTCGGGGGCCAGCACCCCCGTGGCGACGAGCTGCGCCGGGCCGGAGAGCCAGACCGTCCCCTGGGCCAGGCTGGAGCCGGCCCCGACGGTCACGACGAGCCGGCCCCCCGGGACGTCCACCCGCCACACGTCGGGGGCTCCGCGACCGGCCCAGGCCCGGGTGGCCAGGGCCGCGGCGCACGCGCCGGTCCCGCAGGAACGGGTCTCGCCCGACCCGCGCTCGTGCACGCGCATGGCGATCTCGCCGATGTCGGGGACGTCGTCACCGGTGACGTCGAAGGCCAGCAGCGGGACGACGAGCTCGACGTTGGTGCCCTGCGGCGGGACGGGACGGACCTCCGGGGCCCGGGTGAGGTCGGCGGCGGCGAGCTCGGCCTCGTCGGGCAGGGCGACGACGGTGTGCGGGTTGCCGAGGTCGACCGACAGCGCGGGCCGGGCCACCGCGTCCAGGCCGGGGACCAGGACGAGGGCGTCGGAGCCGGCGCCGAGGGCGTCGTCCCCGCCGGTCAACGCCCAGGGGCCCAGGTCGGCCGTCCACTGGCCGTCGGCCTCGCGGCGCAGCCGCTTCACCCCGGAGCGGGTGGCGACGTCGAACCAGCGCCCGTCGCCGGCCTCCTCGGGCAGCAGGCGGTTGCGCAGCAGGAACTCCGCGAAGACGCGGACGCCGTTGCCGCACATCTCGGCGAGGGAGCCGTCGCTGTTGCGGTAGTCCATGAACCACTCCGCCCCGGGGGCCGTCCCGGCCGCGTCGGGGACGGCGCTGCTGCGCACCGCGCGGATCAGGCCGTCGCCGCCCACGCCGGCCCGCCGGTCGCAGATCGCGGCGACGACGTCGGCGGTGGGGTTCCAGACGCCGTCGGGGTCGGCGACCAGGACGAAGTCGTTCTCGGTGCCGTGGCCCTTGGTGAAGGCCAGGCCCTGGGGTGCGCTCACGCCGCCGATGCTACGGGCAGCAGCTCCAGCACCCGCCGGGCGAGGTCGAGGGGGTCGGAGCCGTCGGGGGCGGGCAGCCAGTGCACCCGGGGGTCGCGGCGGAACCACGACTCCTGCTTTCGGGCGAAGCGGCGCGTGAGGCGGGCGGTGAGCTCCCTGGCCTCGTCCTCGGTGGTGGTGCCGTCGAACGCGTCCAGCACCTGGGCGTAGCCCAGGGCCCGGGAGGCGGTGCGGCCCTCGCGCAGCCCCCGCGCCTCGAGGTCGCGGACCTCGGCGACCAGCCCGGCCGCCCACATCCGCTCCACGCGGGCGTCGATGCGCGCGTCGAGCTGCTCGCGGGGGACGGCGAGGCCGACCTGGACGGTGGGGCGCAGGTAGGTCTGCTCGGGCAGCGACGCGGCGAAGGGCCGGCCGGTCAGCTCCCCCACCTCCAGGGCCCGCACGATGCGCCGGCCGTTGCCGGGCAGGATCTTCGCCGCGGCGGCGGGGTCGCGCTCGGCGAGGCGGGCGTGCAGGGCGTGCGGGCCCAGGACGGCGAGCTCGGCCTCCCAGCGGGCCCGCACCTCGGGGTCGGTGCCGGGGAAGCGCAGGTCGTCGACGGCGGCGCGGACGTAGAGCCCCGAGCCGCCCACGAGCAGCGGCAGGCCGCCGCGGGCGGTGACGTCCTCGACGGCGGCCCGGGCGTCGGCCTGGAAGCGCGCGACCTCGGCGGTCTCGGTGACGTCGAGGACGTCGAGCAGGTGGTGCGGGACGCCCTCGCGCTCGGCGGGGGTGAGCTTGGCCGTGCCCACGTCCATGCCCCGGTAGAGCTGCATCGCGTCGGCGTTGACGACCTCGCCGGGACGGCCGTGCTCGCGCTCCAGCAGGTGGGCCAGGGCGACCCCGACGTCGGACTTGCCCGACGCGGTGGGTCCCACGACCGCGACGAGGGGAACGTTCGGCTGGCCCACGCCGTCATGGTGTCAGACAGTGGACACCCGCTCGCCCGAGCGGGCGGAGAAGGAGGACCAGCCGTGGGGACCATGAACTTCCTCAAGATCAAGATCGACGAGGCCACCGGGCAGGCCCGCGAGGTGGCGGGGCAGGCGCTGGGCCGGGCCGGGGCCTTCGCCGCCGAGCACTCCGGCAAGGCCGAGGGCGCCATCGGCAAGGCGGGCGAGTTCGTCAACGCCCGCACCGGTGGCAAGTACGCCGAGCACGTCACCCGCGTCGGCGAGCTCGCCCGCAAGGGCGTCGACAAGGCCGCCGAGCAGGCCCCGCCGACGACGATGGCCGGCGGCGGCACCCCGATGCGCGGCGGCACCGCCTCGACGGGCACCCCGATGAGCGGGCCGGTGCGCTGATGACGATCCCGACGCCCCCGGTGCCGCCGAGCCCGGTCCCGATGCCGGGCACGCCCGGTGAGCCGGTGCCGGACCCGGGACCGACGCCCACCCCCGAGCCGATGCCCGAACCGGCGGCCCCGCCGGCGTTCTGACCGGTACGGCGGGCTGACCGGACGACCCGCGGCCCGCTGCGGGCGGGCGGTCAGGCCCGGCGCAGCGTGGGCAGGCCCAGGCCGACCGGCCGGGGACCCGTGCTCTCGGGCTCCGGCCGGGCCTGCCGCGCCTCCCAGGCGTCGCCGGCGCGGGTGCGGCGCACGGCGAACCCGCTCACGTCGTCGGCCTCGAGGTAGTGCGGTGCACCGCGGGTGACCGTCACCGTGGCCACGTCGCCGGGGCGCGGGGCCTGCGCCCCCTCCGGCAGGGCGAAGTGGACGAGGCGGTTGTCCGGGGCCCGTCCCGAGAGGCGCCGGGTCGCGGCGTCCTTGCGGCCCTCCCCCTCGGCGACGAGGACCTCGAGGGTCCGCCCGGTCTGGGCCTGGTTGTCCTCGTAGGTGATCCGGTCCTGCAGGGCGGTGAGCCGCTCGTAGCGCTCCTGCACGACCCGCTTGGGGATCTGGTCGCCCATGGTCGCGGCCGGGGTCCCCGGGCGCGGGGAGTACTGGAAGGTGAAGGCGCTGGAGAACCGCGCCTGCTCCACCACGTGCAGCGTCTGCTCGAAGTCCTCGTCGGTCTCGCCGGGGAACCCGACGATGATGTCGGTGGTGATCGCGGCGTCGGGGATGGACGAGCGGACGCGGTCGATGATCCCCAGGAACCGGGACTGCCGGTAGGAGCGGCGCATCGCCTTCAGCACCCGGTCCGAGCCGGACTGCAGCGGCATGTGCAGGCTGGGCATGACGTTGGGGGTCTCGGCCATCGCGTCGACGACGTCGTCGGTGAAGCTGGAGGGGTGCGGGCTGGTGAAGCGGACCCGCTCCAGGCCCTCGATGCCGCCGGTGGCGCGCAGCAGCTTGCCGAAGGCCAGCTTGTCGCCGAACTCGACGCCGTAGGTGTTGACGTTCTGCCCCAGCAGCGTGACCTCGAGGACGCCCTCGCCGACGAGGGCCTCGATCTCGGCCAGGACGTCGCCGGGACGGCGGTCCTTCTCCTTGCCGCGCAGCGCGGGGACGATGCAGAACGTGCAGGTGTTGTTGCAGCCCACCGAGATGCTGACCCACGCCGCGTAGGGCGACTCCCGCCGCGTCGGCAGCGTGGAGGGGAACGTCTCCAGCGACTCCAGGATCTCGACCTGGGCCTCGGCGTTGTGCCGGGCGCGCTCGAGCAGCACCGGCAGGGAGCCCACGTTGTGGGTGCCGAAGACGACGTCCACCCAGGGCGCCTTGCGGACGATCTCGCCGCGGTCCTTCTGCGCCAGGCAGCCGCCGACGGCGATCTGCATGCCTGGGCGGCGCTCCTTGACGGGCGCGAGGTGGCCGAGGTTGCCGTACAGCTTGTTGTCGGCGTTCTCCCGGACCGCGCAGGTGTTGAAGACGACGACGTCCGGCTCGACCGGGGCGTCGGAGCCCTCCGGGCGGCCCGCCTCGTCGAAGCGCACGTAGCCGGCGTCCTCCAGCAGCCCCGACAACCGCTCGGAGTCGTGGACGTTCATCTGGCACCCGAAGGTGCGGACCTGGTACGTGCGCGCGGCGGCGACGGTGTCGTCGGCGCCGGCGGGGGTGGCGGTCGTCGTGCTCATCACACCTCAGTCTAGGTGACCCCGGGGCCGATCCCTCGTGTCTCCTTCCGATCACGATGTGGCACCCTCGCGCGGCGACCCGTGGGCAGACTGCGCGGCTCCTGTAGGTTCCGGCGACATGAGTGACCACGGGCAGGCCCCTCAGTCGTCAGCGCGCCGGCCGCTGGTCGTCCTGGAGAAGGTGAACAAGCACTTCGGGGCCCTGCACGTGCTGAAGGACGTCGACCTGACGGTCTCCGAGGGCGAGGTCGTCGTGGTCATCGGCCCCTCCGGCTCCGGCAAGTCCACGCTGTGCCGGACGATCAACCGCCTCGAGACCATCGACGGGGGCCGCATCACCATCGACGGCAAGGACCTGCCCGCCGAGGGCAAGGGCCTCGCCCGCCTGCGCGCCGACGTCGGGATGGTCTTCCAGTCCTTCAACCTCTTCGCGCACAAGACGGTCAAGGAGAACGTGACCCTCGGCCCGCTGAAGGTCCGCGGGACGTCCGGCAGCGAGGCCGGCAAGCGCGCGGACGCCCTGCTCGAGCGCGTCGGCGTCGCCTCCCAGGCCGCTAAGTACCCCGCGCAGCTGTCCGGGGGTCAGCAGCAGCGCGTGGCCATCGCCCGGGCGCTGGCGATGGACCCCAAGGTGATGCTCTTCGACGAGCCCACCTCCGCCCTCGACCCCGAGATGATCAACGAGGTCCTCGACGTCATGACCGGTCTCGCCAAGGAGGGCATGACCATGGTCGTCGTCACCCACGAGATGGGCTTCGCCCGCCGGGCCGCCGACCGCGTCGTCTTCATGGCCGAGGGCCGGATCCTCGAGGACACCACCCCGGAGGAGTTCTTCACCGCGCCCAGGCACGAGCGCGCCAAGGACTTCCTCTCCAAGATCCTCACCCACTGATCCCGACCACCGACGCCGTCCCGCGTCAGCCACAGGAGGCACCCACCCCATGAACAGCATCCGTACGGCCGTGCTCGCCGGCGCGGCGACCGCGCTGCTGGCCCTGAGCGCTTGCGGCAACGAGGGTTCCCCCGAGACCGCCGGCGGGAGCAGCACCTCCGGCGGCAGCGCCGCCGCCGCCCCCGAGTACGCCGTCGCCACCGACGTCGCGATCACCGGCAGCCCGACCTACGACAAGATCAAGGCGGCCGGGAAGGTCGTCATCGGCGTCAAGGCCGACCAGCCGGGCATCGGCCAGAAGGACGCGGGCAGCGGCGAGTACACCGGCTTCGACATCGAGATGGCCAAGCTCATGGCCGCGAACCTCGGCCTGACGCCCGACGAGATCGACTTCGTCGAGACCGTCTCGGCCAACCGCGAGCCGTTCCTGCAGCAGGGCACGGTCGACATGGTCATCGCCTCGTACACGATCAACGACAAGCGCAAGCAGGTCGTCGACTTCGCCGGGCCGTACTACGTCGCCGGCCAGGACCTGCTCGTGCGCGCCGACGAGGAGGAGATCACCGGGCCGGACGCGCTGGCCGGCAAGAAGGTCTGCTCGGTGGAGGGTTCCACCCCGGCGACCCGGATCCGCGACGAGCACCCCGACGCGCAGCTCGTCACCTTCGACGCCTACTCCAAGTGCGTGGAGCAGCTGACCTCCAACGCCGTGGACGCCGTCACCACCGACGACGCGATCCTGCGCGGCTACGCCGCCCAGCAGCCCGAGGCCCTCAAGGTCGTCGGCGCGCCCTTCAGCGAGGAGCCGTACGGCATCGGCCTGCCCAAGGGCGACACCGCCCTGCGCAACGCGCTGAACGACGCGATCGAGACGGCGGTCGAGGACGGCGACTGGAAGAAGGCGTACGACCACACCCTCGGGGGCAGCGGCACCGACCCCGAGCCGCCGACCGTCGACCGCTACTGAGGGACCGCGCCCGGGCGCCGCGACGGCGCGGCCCCGGGCGCACCCACGTCCGCCACCCTCCCTCCAGCAAGGAGACGACGTGCAGGTCATCGTCGACAACCTCGACGTGTTCGGCCGCGGGATCTGGGGCACCGTCACCCTGTTCTTCTGGGCCACCCTCGGCTCGCTCGTCCTCGGCACCGTCCTCGCGGTCTTCCGCATCTCCCCCAGCGCGGCGCTGCGGGCCTTCGGCACGACGTACGTCAACGTCTTCCGCAACACCCCCCTCACGCTGATCATGGTGTTCTGCGTGCTGTGCCTGCCGACGCTGCAGATCACCTTCAGCGACGACACCGCCCGCCAGTACCGCGCCTACGCCATCCTCGCGCTGGTCGCCTACACCTCCTGCTTCGTGTGCGAAGCGGTGCGCTCGGGCATCAACACCGTGCCGCTGGGCCAGGCGGAGGCGGCGCGCGCGATCGGGCTGCCCTTCACCGGGGTGCTGCGCCTGGTCGTCCTCCCCCAGGCCTTCCGCGCCGTGGTCCCGCCGCTGGGCAGCGTCCTGAACGCCCTGCTGAAGAACACCTCCGTCGCCTCGGCGGCGAGCAACTACGAACTCGTCTCGGCCATGCGCAACCTCGTCGAGCAGAACGGCAACGCCGTCATCGCCGTCCTCATCGGGATCACCGTGGCCTACATGCTGCTGGCGGGGGTGCTCTTCACCGGCGTGACCCTGCTGGAACGGCGGACGGCACGGAGCGGAGCGAACGCGTGAGCCAGGTCCTCTACGACGCCCCCGGCCCCCGGGCCCGGCGCCTCAACGCCGTCCTCACCGTGGTCGGCGTCGCGCTATTCGCCGGGGTCCTCGGGGTCGTCGTCTGGCGGCTGAACGGCGCGGGGCAGTTCGCGCCCTCGAAGTGGAGCCCCTTCAGCTACACCGACATCCAGACCGCCCTCCTCGGCGCCTGGTGGCAGACGATGAAGGTCGCCCTGGTGGCGATCCTGCTCTCGGTGGTGCTGGCCGCGGTGCTGGCGAGCGCGCGGCTGTCGCACGCGAGGGCGCTGCGGCGGGTCGCCTACGGCCTGATCCAGCTCTTCCGGGCGCCGCCGGTCCTGCTGCTGATGTTCTGGTTCTTCTACGGCTCCGGCGGGGACGTCCCGCTGTACTGGTGCGGTGTCCTCGGGCTCACCGTCTACAACGGGGCCTTCCTCGCCGAGATCCTGCGCGCCGGGGTCGAAGCCCTGCCGAAGGGGCAGCGGGAGGCCGGGCTCGCCGTCGGGCTCACCGAGAGCCAGGTCCTGTGGACGATCCAGCTCCCGCAGGCCGTGCGGTCCATGCTGCCGTCGCTGGTGTCGCAGATCGTCGTCATCCTCAAGGACAGCGCGCTCATCTACATCATCGGCTACTCGGAACTGCTCCGGTGGGGCACGCAGCTGGGGTCGCAGTACTTCAACCTCATCCCCGCCATGCTCGTCATCGCCGTCGTCTACGTCGGCACGAACATGGTCATCGCCGCGATCGCCAAGGTGGTGGAGCGGCGGATGAGCACGAAGACGGCGGGCAAGACAGCCGCTGCCGGACCCCCGCAGTTCGTCGCTACGCCGTCGGGCGGGGCCTGAGACGCGGGCCGGCCTCCCCGTGGAGGCCGGCCCCGGTCCTCAGATGTCGTCGCGGACCGCGTACAGCGTCAGCTTGCGGTCGGTGACGATCGAGCCGAGCCGGTTCGCCCCCTCGGGGGTGGCGCGGAAGGCCCGGTAGGCGTTGTCGTCCTCGATGGACTCCCACCGCTCGACGATGGACACGTGGGTCTCGTCGGCGTGGTCGATGAGCACCTCGCACCCGAGGTTGCCCTTGAAGGCGCGGGTGGCTTCGAGGGTCTCGGTGAGGATGGCCGGGGCGTCGGCGACGTTCTCGGGCTTGAGGGTGAGTTCCAGGATCGCGATGGTGGTCACGGGCGGAGGCTACGCCTGCCCGTCGAGCTCCTCGCGGACGACCCGCAGCACCACGTCGGTGGGGAACCCGCGGCGGGCGAGCAGGCCGAACAGCCGGCGTTCGCGCACCGCGCGCTCCAGGCCCGCGGTGGAGCGGAGCTTGCGGCGCACGAGCTCCCGGGCGGCCTCGGCCTGGCTGTCGTGGTCGACGACCTCCAGCGCGTCCGCGGCGGTCTCGTCGTCGACGCCCTTCCGGCGCAGCTCCTGGGCCAGCGCCCGACGCCCGCGCCCGCTGCGGCGGGCGTGCACGAAGGACTCGGCGAAGGCGCGGTCGTCGACGAGGCCGACCTCCTCGAAGCGGTCGAGGACCTCGACCACGATCTCGGCCGGCACCTCCTTGGCGGCCAGCTTCTCGGCCAGCTGCTTGCGGGTGCGCGGCGCCATCGTCAGCTGCCGCAGGGCGATGGTGCGGGCGACCTCGCGCGGGTCGGCCTCCCGGTCCGGGTTCTCGTCCGGACCGGGAGGGACCTGCTCGGGGGGCCGACGGCTCAGAAGTCGACCTTCTCCTCGACGTCGACCTCGGCCGGGGCGTCCAGGCGGGCGCCGATGCCGAGCTTCTCCTTGATGCGCTTCTCGATCTCGTCGCCGAGGTCGGGGTTGTCGCGCAGGAAGGCGCGGGCGTTCTCCTTGCCCTGGCCGAGCTGATCGCCCTCGTAGGTGTACCAGGCGCCGGACTTGCGCACGAAGCCGTGCTCGACGCCGAGGTCGATGAGCCCACCCTCGCGGGAGATGCCCTGGCCGTAGATGATGTCGAACTCGGCCTGCTTGAAGGGCGGGCTGACCTTGTTCTTGACGACCTTGACGCGGGTCCGGTTGCCGACGGGGTTCGTCCCGTCCTTGAGCGTCTCGATCCGGCGGACGTCGAGGCGGACCGAGGCGTAGAACTTCAGCGCCTTGCCGCCCGTCGTCGTCTCG includes:
- a CDS encoding class I SAM-dependent methyltransferase, giving the protein MSAEHYFSAQPATADERREITVELAGREVVVTTARGVFSADHVDQGTAVLLPLIEDADAAGDVLDLGCGWGPIALSLALRRPRQVVHAVDVNERALDLLRHNAARLGVAVRASLPDEVDEDLRFTEIWSNPPIRIGKEALHDLLLRWLPRLAPGGAAHLVVQKNLGSDSLHRWLESGVLPGTSTGRTTTSKGFRVLTVRRGG
- the dapF gene encoding diaminopimelate epimerase is translated as MSAPQGLAFTKGHGTENDFVLVADPDGVWNPTADVVAAICDRRAGVGGDGLIRAVRSSAVPDAAGTAPGAEWFMDYRNSDGSLAEMCGNGVRVFAEFLLRNRLLPEEAGDGRWFDVATRSGVKRLRREADGQWTADLGPWALTGGDDALGAGSDALVLVPGLDAVARPALSVDLGNPHTVVALPDEAELAAADLTRAPEVRPVPPQGTNVELVVPLLAFDVTGDDVPDIGEIAMRVHERGSGETRSCGTGACAAALATRAWAGRGAPDVWRVDVPGGRLVVTVGAGSSLAQGTVWLSGPAQLVATGVLAPELLQHRPTA
- the miaA gene encoding tRNA (adenosine(37)-N6)-dimethylallyltransferase MiaA — translated: MGQPNVPLVAVVGPTASGKSDVGVALAHLLEREHGRPGEVVNADAMQLYRGMDVGTAKLTPAEREGVPHHLLDVLDVTETAEVARFQADARAAVEDVTARGGLPLLVGGSGLYVRAAVDDLRFPGTDPEVRARWEAELAVLGPHALHARLAERDPAAAAKILPGNGRRIVRALEVGELTGRPFAASLPEQTYLRPTVQVGLAVPREQLDARIDARVERMWAAGLVAEVRDLEARGLREGRTASRALGYAQVLDAFDGTTTEDEARELTARLTRRFARKQESWFRRDPRVHWLPAPDGSDPLDLARRVLELLPVASAA
- a CDS encoding antitoxin, whose product is MNFLKIKIDEATGQAREVAGQALGRAGAFAAEHSGKAEGAIGKAGEFVNARTGGKYAEHVTRVGELARKGVDKAAEQAPPTTMAGGGTPMRGGTASTGTPMSGPVR
- the miaB gene encoding tRNA (N6-isopentenyl adenosine(37)-C2)-methylthiotransferase MiaB — its product is MSTTTATPAGADDTVAAARTYQVRTFGCQMNVHDSERLSGLLEDAGYVRFDEAGRPEGSDAPVEPDVVVFNTCAVRENADNKLYGNLGHLAPVKERRPGMQIAVGGCLAQKDRGEIVRKAPWVDVVFGTHNVGSLPVLLERARHNAEAQVEILESLETFPSTLPTRRESPYAAWVSISVGCNNTCTFCIVPALRGKEKDRRPGDVLAEIEALVGEGVLEVTLLGQNVNTYGVEFGDKLAFGKLLRATGGIEGLERVRFTSPHPSSFTDDVVDAMAETPNVMPSLHMPLQSGSDRVLKAMRRSYRQSRFLGIIDRVRSSIPDAAITTDIIVGFPGETDEDFEQTLHVVEQARFSSAFTFQYSPRPGTPAATMGDQIPKRVVQERYERLTALQDRITYEDNQAQTGRTLEVLVAEGEGRKDAATRRLSGRAPDNRLVHFALPEGAQAPRPGDVATVTVTRGAPHYLEADDVSGFAVRRTRAGDAWEARQARPEPESTGPRPVGLGLPTLRRA
- a CDS encoding amino acid ABC transporter ATP-binding protein; translated protein: MSDHGQAPQSSARRPLVVLEKVNKHFGALHVLKDVDLTVSEGEVVVVIGPSGSGKSTLCRTINRLETIDGGRITIDGKDLPAEGKGLARLRADVGMVFQSFNLFAHKTVKENVTLGPLKVRGTSGSEAGKRADALLERVGVASQAAKYPAQLSGGQQQRVAIARALAMDPKVMLFDEPTSALDPEMINEVLDVMTGLAKEGMTMVVVTHEMGFARRAADRVVFMAEGRILEDTTPEEFFTAPRHERAKDFLSKILTH
- a CDS encoding glutamate ABC transporter substrate-binding protein; its protein translation is MNSIRTAVLAGAATALLALSACGNEGSPETAGGSSTSGGSAAAAPEYAVATDVAITGSPTYDKIKAAGKVVIGVKADQPGIGQKDAGSGEYTGFDIEMAKLMAANLGLTPDEIDFVETVSANREPFLQQGTVDMVIASYTINDKRKQVVDFAGPYYVAGQDLLVRADEEEITGPDALAGKKVCSVEGSTPATRIRDEHPDAQLVTFDAYSKCVEQLTSNAVDAVTTDDAILRGYAAQQPEALKVVGAPFSEEPYGIGLPKGDTALRNALNDAIETAVEDGDWKKAYDHTLGGSGTDPEPPTVDRY
- a CDS encoding amino acid ABC transporter permease — encoded protein: MQVIVDNLDVFGRGIWGTVTLFFWATLGSLVLGTVLAVFRISPSAALRAFGTTYVNVFRNTPLTLIMVFCVLCLPTLQITFSDDTARQYRAYAILALVAYTSCFVCEAVRSGINTVPLGQAEAARAIGLPFTGVLRLVVLPQAFRAVVPPLGSVLNALLKNTSVASAASNYELVSAMRNLVEQNGNAVIAVLIGITVAYMLLAGVLFTGVTLLERRTARSGANA
- a CDS encoding amino acid ABC transporter permease codes for the protein MSQVLYDAPGPRARRLNAVLTVVGVALFAGVLGVVVWRLNGAGQFAPSKWSPFSYTDIQTALLGAWWQTMKVALVAILLSVVLAAVLASARLSHARALRRVAYGLIQLFRAPPVLLLMFWFFYGSGGDVPLYWCGVLGLTVYNGAFLAEILRAGVEALPKGQREAGLAVGLTESQVLWTIQLPQAVRSMLPSLVSQIVVILKDSALIYIIGYSELLRWGTQLGSQYFNLIPAMLVIAVVYVGTNMVIAAIAKVVERRMSTKTAGKTAAAGPPQFVATPSGGA
- a CDS encoding putative quinol monooxygenase, which gives rise to MTTIAILELTLKPENVADAPAILTETLEATRAFKGNLGCEVLIDHADETHVSIVERWESIEDDNAYRAFRATPEGANRLGSIVTDRKLTLYAVRDDI
- a CDS encoding regulatory protein RecX; translation: MSRRPPEQVPPGPDENPDREADPREVARTIALRQLTMAPRTRKQLAEKLAAKEVPAEIVVEVLDRFEEVGLVDDRAFAESFVHARRSGRGRRALAQELRRKGVDDETAADALEVVDHDSQAEAARELVRRKLRSTAGLERAVRERRLFGLLARRGFPTDVVLRVVREELDGQA